A stretch of Henckelia pumila isolate YLH828 chromosome 4, ASM3356847v2, whole genome shotgun sequence DNA encodes these proteins:
- the LOC140866843 gene encoding probable 2-oxoglutarate-dependent dioxygenase AOP1, which translates to MGSEPIQLLPIIDFSQLKQESKSPNWESVKNQVRFALQEFGCFEATFDQIPRDLRDSVIQGSRQLFELPLQTKLRNSSNKHYHGYIGQHALVPLYESLGIDDALGHGSIDRFTNLMWSEENPDFSKSIRSFTEKLAELDQIVRKLVLESLGLEKYIDEHIESTNYLVRVQKYDAPKSHETEIGLTAHTDKNMVTILYQNEVDGLEVQKKDGQWILVEPSPDSFIVMIGQAFYAWTNGRMHSAHHRVMMKGSVARYSVGLFSVSKKGHIIKAPQEMVDEEHPLLFKPYDHFEFVNFFYTPEGLKSSDALKAYCGA; encoded by the exons ATGGGCTCCGAACCTATCCAGCTTCTTCCCATCATCGATTTCTCCCAACTGAAACAAGAAAGCAAATCCCCCAACTGGGAATCTGTGAAGAACCAAGTTCGGTTCGCCCTGCAGGAATTCGGCTGCTTTGAGGCCACATTCGATCAAATCCCTCGGGATCTCCGAGACTCGGTGATTCAAGGGTCGAGGCAGCTTTTCGAGCTCCCTTTACAGACTAAACTTCGCAACAGCTCAAATAAGCATTACCATGGATACATCGGCCAGCATGCTCTCGTGCCACTTTACGAAAGCTTGGGAATTGATGATGCACTCGGACATGGGAGCATCGACAGATTCACGAATCTTATGTGGTCTGAAGAAAACCCTGATTTCAG CAAGAGTATTCGATCATTCACGGAGAAACTAGCTGAATTGGATCAAATTGTGCGTAAGTTAGTTCTCGAAAGCTTGGGGCTGGAAAAATATATAGATGAGCACATAGAGTCAACAAATTACCTGGTCCGCGTTCAGAAATATGATGCCCCCAAAAGCCACGAAACCGAGATTGGCTTAACAGCGCACACAGATAAAAACATGGTGACCATATTGTATCAAAATGAGGTGGACGGACTGGAAGTGCAGAAAAAAGATGGACAATGGATCCTCGTGGAGCCTTCTCCGGACTCTTTCATTGTCATGATCGGACAAGCTTTTTAC GCATGGACGAATGGAAGGATGCATTCTGCGCACCACAGGGTTATGATGAAGGGAAGCGTGGCTCGTTATTCAGTAGGACTATTTTCGGTATCAAAAAAAGGTCATATTATCAAAGCCCCCCAAGAAATGGTCGATGAAGAGCATCCTTTGCTGTTCAAGCCCTATGATCATTTTGAGTTCGTTAATTTCTTTTACACCCCGGAGGGTTTGAAATCATCCGATGCTCTAAAGGCGTATTGTGGGGCTTGA